The Chaetodon auriga isolate fChaAug3 chromosome 3, fChaAug3.hap1, whole genome shotgun sequence genome has a window encoding:
- the wdr18 gene encoding WD repeat-containing protein 18, which produces MSMSPPTVGDPDPTFPTMHLLKEITSVRRFPAFVVCCGGDNMAAPLEVIVSSDSGSQLWNSTVFDLHSGSSLLSYRGGNSSARALTVLGGQYLLSAQLGKNFINVWEIQRKDQLQQKIVCPGVVTCLTASPNGLFLVAAVAEAIYLWEVSTGKLLAVLSRHYQDVTCLKFTDDSSHFVSGGKDNLALVWSLSSVLQLDLSHTPEPRHVLSRHSLAITDLHCGLMGAQARVATASLDQTVKVWELSSGDLLLSILFDVEIMSVTFDPCEYFLFCGGSDGNIFQVSLCSQSLGRDKSFQSDNDGNQIFKGHRNLVTCLSVSMDGTLLLSGSHDETVRLWDIQSKQSIRCLAHKGPVTNALIMAAPANMFLPDSRPAIPLPRFSRHLHASEGDSGESGEVCVRLGLYAQEEEETYLQKAERLNSLMNAVTDKSVFGDGENTKVRVAELEEEVQTLKKVNKDLYEFSTQLLTKPT; this is translated from the exons ATGTCTATGAGCCCACCTACTGTCGGTGACCctgatcctacatttcccacaatgcacctaCTCAAGGAAATTACGTCAGTCCGGCGGTTTCCCGCGTTTGTAGTGTGTTGTGGTGGAGACAACATGGCGGCACCTTTGGAGGTGATAGTGAGCAGCGACTCCGGCTCTCAGCTGTGGAACAGCACCGTATTCGACCTGCACAGCGGCTCCAGCCTGCTGTCTTACCGTGGAGGGAACAGCTCCGCCCGGGCACTGACCGTTCTCGGCGGACAGTACCTGCTGTCCGCCCAGCTGGGCAAGAACTTCATCAACGTGTGGGAGATCCAGAGGAAG gatcagctgcagcagaagatcGTGTGTCCAGGTGTCGTCACCTGTCTGACTGCCTCACCTAATGGGCTCTTCCTCGTGGCTGCCGTTGCTGAGGCCATTTACCTGTGGGAG GTGTCCACAGGTAAGCTGCTTGCTGTCCTAAGCCGTCACTATCAGGATGTCACTTGTCTGAAGTTCACAGACGACAGCAGTCATTTTGTCTCAGGAGGAAAAGACAACCTGGCTCTGGTGTGGAGTCTGTCCAG tgtgctCCAGCTGGATTTAAGCCACACCCCTGAGCCACGTCACGTCCTGTCTCGTCACTCTCTAGCAATCACAGACCTGCACTGTGGCCTGATGGGAGCTCAGGCCAGAGTCGCCACTGCCTCCTTAGACCAGACTGTCAAG gTGTGGGAGTTGTCCTCAGGTGATCTGCTCCTGTCCATCCTGTTTGATGTGGAGATCATGTCTGTGACTTTTGACCCCTGTGAGTACTTCCTGTTCTGTGgaggcagtgatggaaacattttCCAGGTTTCTCTGTGCAGCCAG AGTCTCGGTCGGGACAAATCCTTCCAGTCCGACAATGATGGGAACCAGATCTTCAAAGGACACAG GAACCTGGTGACGTGTCTCTCCGTGTCAATGGACGGGACTCTCCTGCTCTCTGGGTCACATGATGAGACAGTTCGATTGTGGGACATacaaagcaaacagagcatCCGCTGCCTCGCCCACAAAG GTCCAGTGACCAACGCCCTCATCATGGCAGCTCCGGCTAACATGTTCCTGCCTGATAGTCGGCCTGCCATCCCGCTGCCACGTTTCAGCCGGCACCTGCACGCCTCCGAAGGCGACAGTGGAGAGTCAGGAGAGGTGTGCGTTCGGCTCGGACTCTATGCACAG gaggaagaggagacataCCTACAGAAAGCTGAGAGGCTGAACTCTTTGATGAACGCTGTAACTGACAAG